CCATGGCTAGGGGAGGAATGGAGTGGAGAGTGTTCTTTTGGGGGTAGTAAAATGTTCTCAAGTGCAAAAGTGGTAATGGGAATACAACCTGCTATCCTAATACCACTGACTTGTACATTCACAGAGCCCTGAGCTTGGTCCCCAGCTCTGCATAAGCCAGGCTTATGGGACACAGCAGTTATCATCCCAGCTCCCAGCCATGGGAAGCAAGATGGCcaaaaattcaaagccagcttgataTATATGAGACCCTtcacaatagttttttttttaatgtatataacCTAGGTgtaatggcacacacttttaatctcagaaatCTGAAGGGAGAtaaaggcagatctctatgagttcaaaaccagcctggtctacatatcaagttccaggccagccagccagggactgaaacaaacaaataaatagatagataaataaacaaataaaggttCTAGAACCCATGATTGGGAGCACAACAGCCACAGGGATGAACCTTCTAAATGAACACAGTATCAAACTATCCTCTAAATTTGTACTTCTCGGCCCATAAGTTAGTGCAGCTCTCAGGCCTCATCAGAGAAAATTCTTTGCCCAGTGGACAGTGGCTAGTACAGACAACTGATCAAAGTGTGGAGAGGAAAAGTCTGTGGAGTACTCAGCCATAAACAGGAcagaacctctctctctccccctgccccctctctctcttacacacacacacacacacacacacacacacacacacacacacaccacggccCAGGGACCATCACAGAATGGGGGaaagaaagactgtaaaagccagaggacaggGAGGACTGGAGTTaaacaatgtcttctggacatgccAGGATCATGACCTCATAGCAGGTTCATTGTCTGCAAAGATCAAGCCAGACAACATTCCAGCACAGAGCTATAGATGGTTAATGGCTTCTTGCAGGGGGGAGGTATAGTCAGTTTCCTTTAAAGTGTGGCTCCTGAGAGCTTGGCCATGATCCAGTGAATGTCCCCACACCTATGAGTATATATAGGAAGCACAAACTAGCCCTCATGGActtaagaaaagaaaccaaaccaaacaaaagacatAAAGTTGGGAGGGGCAGAAtacactgtatgtatgtatgaaatcctgaaagaattaataaaaataatatatttatttttaaaagaataaaaacgtATCTCTATGTTTTTCCTTGAACCCAATGCAAAATTACCTGAATTAGAAAGACTGTGTCCACTGACTGGAGATGCCCAAAGTCATCAATGTAAGTTTCCTGGTACAGATCAGACACTGCCACTAGTTGGACCAGAAAGGCAGCACTCAGAATGGCTATGGTGGCAGCTGAAGCTGCCAGTGTCAAGAGGTAGATGAGGAAGTACCTGGTGTTCCAGGCCCCGATGCAATTGTTCACCCAAATGCAATGATGATCAAAACGGTGCACACAGTGGTCACACACCCCTGCAGAGAAAGGAGGGTAGCACAGCTGGGTTTGTCCTTGATGAGAGAATAACAGCAGACACACGGACTAAGTCTTTTACAGACTGACTAACAGCTTGGGAGCAGGACAGCTGTTGTTACCAAGCTTTTAAAGCTGCAGCTTCTGAGGCTGGGAGATGCTCGGGGGTGAGAatacttgctaggcaagcatgacatgggttcagatccctagcatGGACAGATGCCACGAAGGTTTGCAGCctccctgtaatctcagcaggcAGAAAGCCACAGGATTCCTGAGCAAGCTGGCTACCTAGACTGCTTGAATGAATGAGCTCTGGGGAAGAACAATGGAAGAAGACCCCAACAccaacctctagcctccacatgagCATCTACACATCTATCCACACGTGTGCACtggaacatgtgcacacatacacccatagGGATTTAAAAAAGAACTGCAGTGTGTAACTGTTTTAGTCACTGAACACCAAGTAGGGACaagaaaaatctggaaaaataGTTTAACCTTAACAAATTTAGCGGTCCTTTTCACTTGTGCAAAACTCTTGAGTTCAATGTGAACACTGAGGTGGCACAGGAGGGAGTCTAGTACTTATTGTGGACAGATTCTTAGTCAGTTTGCTTCCTTTGTTCCTTGAGTTGGGGATGAACCCAGGCTTTGGACTTTTGTTAGGTGTGCATAGTACAAACCTGTGACTCCCATTTCAGTCCACTGTCCCACTACTCGCCACGTGAGTGTGGCCGTGTGAGGGAACATGTTTAGTACTGGGTTCAGCTGGTGTGTGTGCTCCTCTGCCGGCATCCCCTTGTGGACAGGCGGGGGGTGTTCTGGGGATGGCTGTGGAGCCCCAAGAGCCACACTTACTGCAGTGCTTGGACCGGGCGGGTTTCCTTAAGCCACAAGTGAAGCACCTGGAGTTCTCTGGAAACATCACATCATCGAATCGATAGACTTGCAGAAAGAATGACTCATTGGTTTTATTGATGATGcctgagaagagaagggatgccaCTTCTAAGCAATATGGTTGACCAGGCCTAGGAAACCCAAACCAGCACAATGCAGTTAAAGCTGCTGTgtttactattttaaatttattttctgtggtgTTCATGTGTGCAGATGCAGAGGTGTGTGCAAGCTGGAAGTCAACTTCCAATGTTTCATCCTAGGTATCAGCCagccaaccttttttttttttttttttttttttaggcagatTCTTACCCACTCAGAGTTCAGCaattaggccaggctggctagCCACCAAGCTCCAGggctcctcctacctctgcctcccagccttGGGAGCCCAGGTTAGAACCACTGTACTGAGCTCCTAACCCTTTTATATGCTCTGGAGGTTGAACTGGGGTCCtaatgtttgcatagcaagcacctCAGCAACACtgcaactctccagcccctaactcAGTTTGAGTAACTGGCTTATTGAGACATAACTCAGGAATCCAATtcacttgttttatttatgtagtaTTTTGTGTTTACATGAAtaatgtgtgtggaggtgtgtgggCTATAgcacatgtgaaagccagaggccaCCTGTGAAGAGTCAGGTCTCTCCTCCCACTTAcataggttctagggatcaaattccAGAGCCCAGCTTGGCTTgtgcaacaagtgcctttacccactgggtcatctctctggccctttatttggtttcttgagacagttttcacactgtaaccaggctggccttaaacttgatacaatcctcctgccccagcctcccaaatgatgagattatagatgtgagccaaTTTAAAGCACACTCAGTTCTGTGGTTGGCAGCACACCACCAGGGCTGTGTAACCATCACCACAATCAAGGTTGGAACACTATCATCACCCCTGAAAAGCACTTTAAACAGCTACTCCAATTCTTCTCTCTAATATACTTTTAGAAATGGAACCCTATGGCTGGGAAGTgacagagcatttgcctagcactcagagggccctgagttcaatcccctgcatcattacaaaagaaaaaaaggaaaaccaagccagggtggcacacgcttttaatcccagcactggggaggcaaagacagatgaatctctgtgagtttgagccagcatgatctacaaaccaacttccagaacagccagggctgttacacagagaaactctgtctcaaaaaactaaatctaattaattaatttaaaaaataaataaaaaggaagctgTGTCATACTGACCACAGCTTTAAGTAGACATATGCAATTGAATGAaagtttcaaaaactaaaaagtgtattgaaatcagtatggtgtcaCATGGCTGTGATCCCAGTATTTTGGAAGAAGTAGGAAGCTCAGCCTGAGACACAGAGCAAATAcccgtctcaaaataaacaatgtaTATTGGAAGATTTCACACTAGTTAAACCCATAGGTCAAAgcccaaaaataaaatagaaaacactcCAAACTGAAAGACAGTGAAATCATAACAGGGGGAATGGTCTGCCATCTTCTAGGGAACAGTGCTACCTATGACACGGTCAACTCGAGGCTTCCGCTGTTACTAGCCTGACACCTGACTTACCTGGATTGGCGGAACAAGTCAGCGTGAAGAATACCAGGTTCACGCCCAGCAGCAGATAGGGAAGGAGAAGGTAAGGCAGATAGAACTCCAGCTCCTGGCAGTAGCCAAATATCTCCAAGGTGTATTCAGCATAAACTAGCCCTTGCAAGAGCAGGTGCAGGACGATGAAGGAGGGGTTGCTGGAAGGAAGCACATGCGGCTCATGCACAGGAAGAAACCACATGAGTCCCAGGCATGGCCAAGGCCAACCATTTCCTACCAGAGTTAAGTAAGTGCCCATCGTGGTACACgtgcctgtcatcctagcacgtCGGGGATGAGCCAGGTTTGCCTTGAGTTTGAGACCTACctaagctacacagcaagtcccaggctacccagagctacatagtgagaccctgtctagaataGCAGTAGCAGTAGTAACTGGGGCTAGGAAGATGGTTCCATGACTGAGAGCACTGGCAGCTCCTGCAGTggacagagttcagttcccagcacccacacagtggctcacagccacctgtaactccagtccagggaatccaatgctttTTCGGACATCAACCAGCTcctacatgcatgtggtacaaatacactcaggcacacacacatcaatactttttaaaatgaaaatgaaataataaatgaaaaacagaaacacattttacacatattttacagaaatatttaataatactttccctctttttttaaGCATCTTTACTTGAAAGCAGACAGGATGGTAGTAGGCACATATgactatcatcccagcacttgggaggctgaggctagaaGACTGTCATGAGTTTGTCTGGTCTATGTAgtcagttccaagccagcctgggctatagaatgagacccccatctcaacaaaaccaaaagaaaatggcCGTGTTggtctggggatgtagttcagtgttTGAGGTAGAGGGTTTGCCAGATATGAACAACATCCTCAGGTCAATACCCAGCACTATAATCAATCAAtagatgaaaacaataaaaacagacatcttcaaagcccagagacaaataGTAAATGATCTATCAGAAGAGGTTCCAAACCCAGCATTCTGGAAACTTCCagcctccttcccctttctatACTGGAAACCACAAGGCGTTTCCAGAAGCTATAGAATGGCAACACTGTCATCCAGACTGAATATGGCGACATCTAAACCCTGAGCCACAAATACCGTGTGTggaagagctgatgcagaagcctcTGTGCGGCCCTCTGAAGGCACTGTGGGATTATGCAGGAGCACACCTGAAATCACAGAGAAGGGTCAGCCTAACTTGTCATTCCCCTCACTCCCACACAAGCGAGCTTTTCCACATGCAACTGGCAATGGGGTGATTCTAGCCGCTGTTTCTTCATAGGTAGAGAAGCAATCCAAGAGAATAAAGAGGACTTGCTTCTACTACCTTTCCTTTCAGGCCAACTTGCTCACGTTTTTACGGTGCATAAGTGTATAGTATGTTTGTGAATACACATGTGCTCATGTATGTAGTCAGAGGTaggtgtcaggtgtcttccttgattgctctctaccttatattgacacagggtctctcagaGCTCAGCTATTTGGTCAGTCTAGCCAGCCAGTCTGCCCTGTGGATCTCTTGTCCTTGACTCCCAAATACTGAAATTACAGGTTGGCCACCATCCTAGCCAGCATTTACGTGCACTCTGGAGATCTCAACTCTGTTTCTTAGGGATGCATGGTAAGCACtctaaccaatgagccatctcctcagctcctcctctatttttgaaacagtctcatttTGTAACCTAAGGTAGCCTGgagtttgtgatcctcctgcctcagcttcctaagtgctaggatttagGAGGTGTGGACAGCTTCTCCATTTCTACTTTGACCACAAAGACTGTATATGTCAGAATCTTTGAAGAAAAGGGAGTGGCAGAGGCTGCTGTGAAAGCTGTCTTTTCCTtaccctgggttccaccccatGTTCAAAGTTCACCTTTAGATCCCCAGGGTCCTCCTGAGTCAACCTCTTCTCATGGGTACTTGTCCTCATTTTGTTTTGAACCACCCTTGACCTGCCTCCAGGGAAGATGGATGGTCTGATGTCAAATGATGATAGACACCCAGATGCTCAGCTTTCTGTTCATATGtccccctcctccctgtatcaTACCTGCCGAAAGCATGGCTACGCAAACGCTATTCACATCCATGCCCAACTATAGACATCACACGCTGTTTAAAAAGCCAACCTTGAAAATTAGACCTATCCCAAAGCAAAATAACAAGATTCCTTTTTGTTGGTTTGGACACGGGATCTTTCTATGTAGCAcccactggccttgaattctcaatCCTCCTACAtcagcttcccaagagctgggattaaaggaaagaCTCACGACACCTGGCCCAATGAGCATTTCAGACTATACCTAGTACAGTATTCAAATGTCAGCAGTACCCACGGATCATTGAGAGCTACCTGTGCTCCTCCCAGGACCAGGCTTTTCAAACGCTGGTTTTTTGTGAAGATGCAGATCATGGCAACACCAATCAACAAGAAGGCCAGGTAGAACAAGAAGAGAACCAGGAAGTCCATGCCGGAGGCTGCAAAGAAAGACAGTATGAGTAACTGCTGTTGAAGGATTTATCTCCTAGCATGTATCCTGAGCCCTAGGTTTATTCCTATGCTCGAGATCCACACCCAGGTTGGTGGGCATTAGTCCATCTTCAAGATGAACACTGTGGTCTGCCTTTGGGGCAACAAACCTCTTTCATTAGTTTGTCTGTGGGCTGTGTGTGTActtgtctgtgtgcacatgtgtctacAGGTGTGCATGGACATATTTATGTGTGCTCCAGCCAGAGGTTCGCATATCTCCATTATTATGCTccacttcatctctctctctctctctctctctctctctctctctctctctctctctctctgtgtgtgtgtgtgtgtgtgtgtgtgtgtgtgtgtgtgtgtgtgtgtaggacaacTTTTGAGTCCTGAGAATTAAACTCAGGCTCCTCAAACTTAGCAGCAGGTGcacttacccactgagacatctaactagtttttattgttgttgtctgagacagggtcttactatgtagactaggctggcctcaacagagattcacctgcctctgcatcctaggtgctgggattaaaagcatgtgtgaCTATGCCCAGACTTATTTTGaacttttgaaaatttctttgtgtatgtgcatttgtccGAGTGTGGGTGGAtaatgccacagcatgcatgtggcagtcagaagacaatCACTGGTGTGGTTGGTCCTCCCGCTCCACCTTGTTGTCTGTTCTCTGCGGTGcaggccaggctagctggcctatgTGTTTCCAAGGACCCTCCCATTGCACAGTGGAAAAATTAGAATTGCACAGACA
This genomic stretch from Cricetulus griseus strain 17A/GY chromosome 4, alternate assembly CriGri-PICRH-1.0, whole genome shotgun sequence harbors:
- the Zdhhc4 gene encoding palmitoyltransferase ZDHHC4 isoform X2, whose translation is MDFLVLFLFYLAFLLIGVAMICIFTKNQRLKSLVLGGAQVCSCIIPQCLQRAAQRLLHQLFHTRNPSFIVLHLLLQGLVYAEYTLEIFGYCQELEFYLPYLLLPYLLLGVNLVFFTLTCSANPGIINKTNESFFLQVYRFDDVMFPENSRCFTCGLRKPARSKHCRVCDHCVHRFDHHCIWVNNCIGAWNTRYFLIYLLTLAASAATIAILSAAFLVQLVAVSDLYQETYIDDFGHLQSVDTVFLIQYLFLAFPRIIFLLGFVMVLSLLLAGYLCFLLYLAATNQTTNEWYKGDWTWCQNCPMVTWSPSAEPHICQNIHSHGFWSNLREIFLPAIPCYEKKKK
- the Zdhhc4 gene encoding palmitoyltransferase ZDHHC4 isoform X1; the encoded protein is MWQRGANARGAAETVSDQEKYVGGRPVTFLRHGLPGSLLVLPGLLVDWCCHDLHLHKKPAFEKPGPGRSTGRSRVVQNKMRTSTHEKRLTQEDPGDLKVCSCIIPQCLQRAAQRLLHQLFHTRNPSFIVLHLLLQGLVYAEYTLEIFGYCQELEFYLPYLLLPYLLLGVNLVFFTLTCSANPGIINKTNESFFLQVYRFDDVMFPENSRCFTCGLRKPARSKHCRVCDHCVHRFDHHCIWVNNCIGAWNTRYFLIYLLTLAASAATIAILSAAFLVQLVAVSDLYQETYIDDFGHLQSVDTVFLIQYLFLAFPRIIFLLGFVMVLSLLLAGYLCFLLYLAATNQTTNEWYKGDWTWCQNCPMVTWSPSAEPHICQNIHSHGFWSNLREIFLPAIPCYEKKKK